Sequence from the Nocardiopsis sp. YSL2 genome:
CCGGCGTGCTCGGCAACGGCCGCGCGGCCTGCGTCGACGTCGATCCCACGGAAGACGGCGGCCCGACCGCCACCCTTCTGCGATGGGACGCGGCACCCCGCGAGTGCGAGGACCCGTCCGACGACCGACCCGTCCATCCCCCCACCCGCCTCATCACGAAAGGAAGCGCACTCGCATGAGCATCCAGATCGTCGTGGTCTTCGACGTGGTCCCCGAACGGTTCGACATGGCGGTGGACGCCTTCGGCGAACTCGCCAGACGCACCTCCGAGGAACCCGGCGCGCTTCGGTTCGACGCCTACGTCTCGGCCGAGAAGGCGAACACCGTGGTCCTGGTCGAGGAATGGGCCGACCAGAACGCCATCGACCTGCA
This genomic interval carries:
- a CDS encoding putative quinol monooxygenase, with product MSIQIVVVFDVVPERFDMAVDAFGELARRTSEEPGALRFDAYVSAEKANTVVLVEEWADQNAIDLHMKEDCVRDFLAKVDGAFRGEPAVHRLSSIDA